One genomic region from Halococcus qingdaonensis encodes:
- a CDS encoding acc operon protein has protein sequence MASNPSRADEIAAALPDDAAADEAAAIAAAMSAHLADRERAALADEDETPSWTGERWRFAGRLRALGGRSVRVTLDTPTDPWSAAGRADRL, from the coding sequence ATGGCGTCGAACCCGTCCAGAGCCGACGAGATCGCGGCAGCGCTTCCCGACGACGCCGCTGCCGACGAGGCCGCTGCCATCGCCGCCGCGATGAGCGCCCATCTCGCCGACCGCGAGCGTGCGGCGCTCGCCGACGAGGACGAGACGCCGTCGTGGACGGGCGAGCGCTGGCGGTTCGCCGGTCGGCTCCGTGCGCTCGGCGGGCGTTCCGTCCGAGTGACGCTCGATACGCCGACCGATCCCTGGAGCGCGGCCGGTCGGGCCGACAGACTGTAA
- a CDS encoding replication factor C large subunit: protein MDWTEKYRPSTLSEVRGNNKARDALAEWAETWDEHREAVVLHGAPGVGKTSAAHALAADMDWPTIELNASNQRTKSVVERVAGEAAKSGTLTGGSAGRRLVIMDEADNLHGNVDRGGSRAITGLVKEASQPMVLIANEFYDMSKSLRNACETIEFRDVSARSILPVLRDICRREEVEYDDEALDAIAERNSGDLRGAVNDLQALAESTERLTADDVVTSDRDKTTGIFDFLDALIKEEDAEGALRSSYDVDETPDDLINWIEDNVPKDYAGAELADAFDNLANADRWLGRVRATQNYSYWRYAGDAMTAGVAASRRESKGGWTRYGPPSYWSKLGRSRATRDKRDYIARQIATTSGTSMASARREIMPFLSTMTHHCTNRELTVAMATRYDMDAEHVAFVTGSGEDTNKVQSIVEDATKRGEEAAVAGSEGAFEGATRTTSDGSDDPNESGENDVTDEENTASDEATADDESADDTEESDDSQSGLGDFS from the coding sequence ATGGATTGGACCGAGAAGTATCGTCCGTCGACGCTCTCCGAGGTCCGGGGTAACAACAAGGCTCGTGACGCGCTCGCCGAGTGGGCCGAGACGTGGGACGAGCATCGAGAGGCGGTCGTCCTCCACGGCGCACCCGGTGTCGGCAAGACCTCGGCGGCACACGCGCTCGCGGCCGATATGGACTGGCCGACGATCGAACTCAATGCCTCGAACCAGCGCACGAAATCCGTCGTCGAGCGCGTGGCGGGCGAGGCGGCGAAATCGGGGACGCTGACGGGCGGGAGCGCCGGCCGACGGCTCGTGATCATGGACGAGGCCGACAACCTCCACGGAAACGTCGATCGCGGCGGCTCGCGAGCCATCACGGGGCTGGTGAAGGAGGCCAGCCAGCCGATGGTTCTGATCGCCAACGAGTTCTACGACATGTCGAAGAGCCTCCGGAACGCCTGCGAGACGATCGAGTTCCGCGACGTCTCCGCGCGCTCGATCCTCCCCGTGCTCCGTGACATCTGCCGGCGTGAGGAAGTGGAATACGACGACGAGGCGCTCGACGCCATCGCCGAGCGCAACAGCGGCGATCTCCGCGGTGCGGTCAACGACCTTCAGGCGCTCGCCGAGAGCACCGAGAGACTCACCGCCGACGACGTGGTGACGAGCGATCGCGACAAAACCACCGGCATCTTCGATTTCCTGGACGCGCTCATCAAGGAGGAGGACGCCGAGGGTGCGCTCCGATCGTCCTACGATGTCGACGAGACGCCCGACGACCTCATCAACTGGATCGAGGACAACGTCCCGAAGGACTACGCGGGGGCGGAGCTCGCCGACGCCTTCGACAATCTGGCGAACGCCGATCGCTGGCTCGGGCGCGTGCGAGCCACGCAGAACTACTCGTACTGGCGGTACGCGGGCGACGCGATGACCGCCGGTGTCGCCGCCTCGCGCCGGGAGTCGAAGGGTGGCTGGACGCGCTACGGCCCGCCGAGCTACTGGTCGAAACTCGGGCGCTCGCGGGCCACTCGCGACAAACGCGACTACATCGCCAGGCAGATCGCCACGACGAGCGGCACGAGCATGGCGAGCGCTCGTCGGGAGATAATGCCGTTCCTATCGACGATGACCCACCACTGCACGAACCGCGAACTCACGGTAGCGATGGCCACCCGCTACGACATGGACGCCGAACACGTCGCCTTCGTCACCGGCAGCGGCGAGGACACCAACAAGGTCCAGTCGATCGTCGAGGACGCCACGAAACGCGGCGAGGAGGCCGCCGTCGCGGGCTCGGAAGGTGCGTTCGAGGGTGCGACGCGAACCACGAGTGACGGGTCGGATGACCCCAACGAATCAGGCGAAAATGACGTGACGGACGAAGAGAACACGGCTAGCGACGAAGCCACGGCCGACGATGAGAGTGCGGACGACACCGAGGAGTCCGACGACTCCCAGTCCGGTCTCGGCGATTTCTCCTGA
- a CDS encoding acyl-CoA carboxylase subunit beta translates to MTDDTDADPIADLRERKRAAELGGGEERIESQHEKGKLTARERIDYFLDEDTFHEFDQLRTHRSTNFDMDEREVPGDGVVTGYGEVDGRTVFVFAHDFTVFGGSLGEVFAQKVCKVMDEAMEVGAPIIGLNDSAGARIQEGIDSLAGYAEVFHRNQQASGVVPQISAIMGPCAGGAVYSPAITDFIFMVEETSHMMITGPSVIETVTGEEVSFEELGGAAAHTSDSGVAHFAESDEKEALDDIRRLLSYLPQNNVEDPPRVEPWDDPEREDEELLDLVPDSPRKPYDMTDVIERIVDEGSFFSVAESYARNLVTAFARLDGRSVGVVANQPRFNAGTLDIDASLKGSRFVRFCDAFNIPILTFVDVPGFMPGKEQESGGIIKHGAKLLYAFSEATVPLLTTITRKAYGGAYDVMASKHIEADVNYAWPTAEIAVMGPKGAVNVLYDDELAAADDTDARRDELIDEYRDTFANPYTAAERGFVDDVIEPQETRPTLIEDLEMLSSKRKQTPERKHGNIPL, encoded by the coding sequence ATGACTGACGATACCGACGCCGACCCCATCGCCGACCTCCGCGAGCGCAAGCGCGCGGCCGAGCTCGGCGGCGGCGAGGAGCGCATCGAATCCCAACACGAGAAGGGGAAGCTGACCGCCCGCGAGCGCATCGACTACTTCCTCGACGAGGACACGTTCCACGAGTTCGACCAGCTCCGCACCCACCGGAGCACGAATTTCGACATGGACGAGCGGGAAGTGCCGGGCGACGGCGTCGTCACGGGCTACGGCGAGGTCGACGGCCGGACGGTGTTCGTCTTCGCTCACGACTTCACCGTGTTCGGCGGCTCGCTGGGCGAGGTGTTCGCCCAGAAGGTCTGTAAGGTGATGGACGAGGCGATGGAGGTGGGCGCACCCATCATCGGACTCAACGACTCCGCTGGTGCGCGTATTCAGGAAGGCATCGACTCGTTGGCGGGTTACGCCGAGGTCTTCCACCGGAATCAGCAGGCCTCGGGCGTCGTCCCGCAGATATCGGCGATCATGGGTCCCTGCGCGGGTGGCGCGGTCTACTCGCCGGCGATCACCGATTTCATCTTCATGGTCGAGGAGACCAGCCACATGATGATCACCGGGCCGTCGGTCATCGAGACCGTCACCGGCGAGGAGGTCTCCTTCGAGGAGCTCGGCGGGGCGGCGGCCCACACCTCCGACAGCGGCGTCGCCCACTTCGCCGAGAGCGACGAGAAGGAGGCACTCGACGACATCAGGCGGCTGCTCTCCTATCTCCCGCAGAACAACGTCGAGGACCCGCCACGCGTCGAGCCGTGGGACGATCCCGAACGTGAGGACGAGGAGCTGCTTGATCTCGTTCCGGACTCGCCGCGCAAACCCTACGACATGACCGACGTCATCGAGCGCATCGTCGACGAGGGCTCGTTCTTCTCGGTCGCCGAGTCCTACGCCCGCAATCTCGTGACTGCCTTTGCGCGCCTCGACGGCCGATCGGTCGGTGTGGTCGCCAACCAGCCCCGATTCAACGCCGGCACGCTCGATATCGACGCCTCGCTCAAGGGCTCGCGGTTCGTCCGTTTCTGTGACGCGTTCAACATCCCGATCCTCACCTTCGTCGACGTACCCGGATTCATGCCCGGCAAGGAACAGGAATCGGGCGGGATCATCAAACACGGTGCGAAACTCCTCTACGCCTTCTCCGAGGCGACGGTGCCGCTGCTGACGACGATCACGCGGAAGGCCTACGGCGGCGCGTACGACGTGATGGCTTCGAAACACATCGAGGCGGACGTGAACTACGCGTGGCCGACCGCCGAGATCGCCGTCATGGGGCCGAAAGGCGCGGTCAACGTCCTCTACGACGACGAGCTCGCCGCGGCCGACGACACCGACGCTCGCCGCGACGAGCTGATCGACGAGTATCGCGACACCTTCGCCAACCCCTACACGGCCGCCGAGCGCGGCTTCGTCGACGACGTGATCGAACCACAGGAAACGCGCCCGACGCTGATCGAGGACCTCGAAATGCTGTCGAGCAAGCGCAAACAGACGCCGGAGCGCAAACACGGCAACATCCCGCTGTGA
- a CDS encoding GNAT family N-acetyltransferase → MFPERIETDRLVLERLSHESLDLFEFYEICSDADGEEAMAEVTEYMPWDPHETVNESREFIDRCEKQWDEGEAATYVIRPREDEDGAGAFAGAGGLTIDWDRRTGTLGTWLRKRFWGRGYSGERAAALIELAFDRLDLEVVAVTHHADNEKSRHAVENYVEVHGGRREGLLRNWLPYDEEIADEYRYTITQDEYLDATG, encoded by the coding sequence GTGTTCCCCGAACGCATCGAGACCGACAGATTGGTTCTCGAACGACTCTCGCACGAGAGCCTCGATCTATTCGAGTTCTACGAGATCTGTTCCGACGCCGACGGCGAGGAGGCGATGGCCGAAGTCACCGAATACATGCCGTGGGACCCCCACGAGACGGTCAACGAATCGAGGGAGTTCATCGACCGTTGCGAGAAACAGTGGGACGAGGGCGAGGCCGCGACCTACGTGATCCGCCCGCGCGAGGACGAGGACGGTGCCGGCGCGTTCGCCGGCGCTGGCGGGCTCACGATCGACTGGGATCGGCGCACGGGAACGCTCGGTACGTGGCTCCGCAAGCGCTTCTGGGGCCGTGGCTACTCCGGCGAGCGCGCCGCGGCGCTCATCGAACTCGCCTTCGACCGACTGGACCTGGAAGTCGTCGCCGTCACCCACCACGCGGACAACGAGAAATCACGGCACGCGGTCGAGAACTACGTCGAGGTCCACGGCGGTCGCCGTGAGGGACTACTCAGAAATTGGCTTCCATACGACGAGGAGATCGCCGACGAGTATCGCTACACCATCACGCAGGACGAATACCTGGACGCGACGGGATAA
- a CDS encoding M24 family metallopeptidase: MHTDPEKIARLDEYLAGTDCEAIWFARPSNFAWLTGASNVVDREARVGVAAAGYDGTLHVLTSNNEAPRFRNEVLDDVPVGTFPWYERSLGEAIAERSSTPFEADFEVPGAERVAATRLRTPLTDPDIERYRELGAETATVLEDVCRTVGRSDSEREVAARLEEGLFARGIDTPVLLVGGEERAPNYRHFPPTEAEIGGYALVSITAQRDGLHASATRTIALDPPNWLAARHEAAMQVEATAIAATKRFTEEDGTASDVFRAIQDAYAAVDHPEEWARHHQGGATGFAGREWKARPDEEAAIEAPMAYAWNPTVQGAKSEDTVLIDEGLETLTATGDWPTCEIEVDGETIVRHDLGP, translated from the coding sequence GTGCACACTGACCCGGAAAAGATCGCCCGTCTCGACGAGTATCTCGCCGGAACCGACTGCGAGGCGATCTGGTTCGCCCGCCCGTCGAACTTCGCGTGGCTCACCGGCGCGAGCAACGTCGTCGACCGCGAGGCACGTGTGGGCGTCGCGGCGGCCGGCTACGACGGCACTCTCCACGTTCTCACCAGCAACAACGAAGCACCACGGTTCAGAAACGAGGTGCTCGATGACGTCCCCGTCGGGACGTTTCCGTGGTACGAACGATCACTGGGCGAAGCCATCGCCGAGCGGTCGTCAACTCCGTTCGAGGCCGACTTCGAGGTGCCCGGTGCGGAGCGCGTGGCCGCCACTCGACTCCGCACGCCGCTCACGGACCCCGATATCGAGCGCTATCGTGAACTCGGGGCGGAGACCGCGACCGTTCTCGAAGACGTCTGTCGAACCGTCGGGCGATCCGATTCCGAGCGGGAGGTCGCCGCACGGCTCGAAGAGGGACTGTTCGCCCGCGGGATCGACACGCCGGTCCTTCTCGTCGGTGGCGAGGAGCGCGCACCGAACTACCGCCATTTCCCACCGACCGAGGCCGAAATCGGGGGCTACGCACTGGTGTCGATCACCGCACAGCGCGATGGGCTCCACGCGAGCGCGACGCGAACGATCGCCCTCGATCCGCCCAACTGGCTCGCTGCACGCCACGAGGCAGCCATGCAGGTCGAGGCAACAGCGATCGCGGCGACGAAACGATTCACCGAGGAGGACGGAACCGCCAGCGACGTCTTTCGGGCGATCCAGGACGCCTACGCGGCCGTCGACCATCCCGAGGAGTGGGCACGCCACCATCAAGGCGGTGCCACCGGTTTTGCGGGTCGGGAGTGGAAGGCGAGGCCCGACGAGGAGGCGGCGATCGAGGCACCGATGGCGTACGCGTGGAATCCGACGGTGCAGGGCGCGAAAAGCGAGGACACCGTCCTGATCGACGAAGGGCTGGAGACGCTGACGGCGACCGGCGACTGGCCGACCTGCGAGATCGAGGTTGATGGCGAAACGATCGTCCGTCACGACCTCGGCCCGTAA
- a CDS encoding acetyl/propionyl/methylcrotonyl-CoA carboxylase subunit alpha has product MFEKVLVANRGEIAVRVMRACEELGIGTVAVYSEADKNAGHARYADEAYNVGPARAADSYLDGAAIVEAGEKAGADAVHPGYGFLAENADFAARVEDSEMTWVGPSSGSMEQLGEKTSARKEMAAADVPTVPGTEDPVESADEIREFADEAGYPVAIKAEGGGGGRGLKVVENEDEIEDQFESAQREGEAYFDNSSVYVEKFLESPRHIEVQIIADHHGNVRHIGERDCSLQRRQQKVIEEGPSPALTDDLRAEIQEAARRGADAADYYNAGTFEFLVEDADRNEDGLLDEGSSFYFLEVNTRIQVEHTVSEELTGIDIVKQQLRVAAGAELPFAQDDVELDGHAIEFRINAENAAEEFAPATGTLDTYDPPGGIGVRLDDALRQGDDIGGDYDSMIAKLIVWGQDREECLIRSRRALAEFDIEGITTIIPFHRLMLDDEAFAAGEHTTNYLDEELDPERIDEAQEKWGADETDGDDEDEEVTKRDFVVEVNDKRFEVNLEEHGAPPVQASSGGSGGNTQQLSSAGPSGGSDDGGSSSASTAEGEQVTAEMQGTILDVNVAAGDEVAAGDVLCVLEAMKMENDVVASHGGEVVEVAATEGESVDMGDVLVVLD; this is encoded by the coding sequence ATGTTCGAGAAGGTCCTCGTCGCCAACCGCGGGGAGATCGCCGTGCGCGTGATGCGCGCCTGTGAGGAACTCGGCATCGGCACCGTCGCCGTCTACTCCGAGGCCGACAAGAACGCCGGCCACGCCAGATACGCCGACGAAGCGTACAACGTCGGCCCCGCGCGGGCCGCCGACTCGTATCTCGACGGGGCGGCGATCGTCGAGGCGGGCGAGAAGGCCGGTGCGGACGCCGTCCACCCAGGATATGGCTTCCTCGCCGAGAACGCCGACTTCGCCGCCCGCGTCGAGGACAGCGAGATGACGTGGGTCGGCCCGTCGAGCGGATCGATGGAGCAGCTCGGCGAGAAGACGAGCGCGCGAAAGGAGATGGCCGCCGCCGACGTTCCAACAGTACCGGGCACCGAGGATCCGGTCGAGTCGGCCGACGAGATCCGTGAATTCGCCGACGAGGCGGGCTATCCGGTCGCGATCAAGGCCGAGGGCGGCGGTGGCGGGCGCGGGCTGAAGGTCGTCGAGAACGAAGACGAGATCGAGGACCAGTTCGAGAGCGCTCAGCGCGAGGGCGAGGCGTATTTCGACAACTCCTCGGTCTACGTCGAGAAGTTCCTCGAATCACCGCGCCACATCGAAGTCCAGATCATCGCCGACCACCACGGCAACGTCCGCCATATCGGTGAACGGGACTGTTCACTCCAGCGCCGCCAGCAGAAGGTCATCGAGGAGGGGCCGAGTCCCGCGCTTACGGACGACCTGCGCGCCGAAATCCAGGAGGCCGCCCGGCGCGGGGCCGACGCCGCCGACTACTACAACGCCGGCACCTTCGAGTTCCTCGTCGAGGACGCCGACCGCAACGAGGACGGACTGCTCGACGAGGGCAGTAGCTTCTATTTCCTCGAAGTCAACACGCGGATCCAGGTCGAACACACCGTCTCCGAGGAACTGACCGGTATCGATATCGTGAAACAGCAGCTTCGGGTCGCGGCCGGCGCGGAGCTACCGTTCGCCCAGGACGACGTCGAACTCGACGGCCACGCGATCGAGTTCCGCATCAACGCCGAGAACGCGGCCGAGGAGTTCGCGCCCGCGACGGGCACGCTCGACACGTACGATCCGCCCGGCGGCATCGGCGTTCGCCTCGACGACGCGCTCCGACAGGGCGACGACATCGGCGGCGATTACGACTCGATGATCGCCAAGCTGATCGTCTGGGGCCAGGATCGCGAGGAGTGTCTCATTCGGAGTCGGCGCGCGCTCGCGGAGTTCGACATCGAGGGGATCACCACCATCATCCCGTTCCACCGGCTGATGCTCGACGACGAGGCGTTCGCCGCCGGCGAGCACACGACGAACTACCTCGACGAGGAGCTCGATCCCGAACGCATCGACGAGGCCCAGGAGAAGTGGGGTGCGGACGAGACCGACGGCGACGACGAGGACGAGGAGGTCACCAAGCGTGACTTCGTCGTCGAGGTCAACGACAAGCGCTTCGAGGTCAATCTCGAAGAGCACGGCGCACCGCCGGTGCAGGCGAGTTCCGGCGGGAGCGGCGGCAACACCCAACAGCTCAGCTCCGCCGGTCCGAGCGGCGGGAGCGACGACGGCGGGAGCAGTAGCGCGAGCACCGCCGAGGGCGAGCAGGTCACCGCGGAGATGCAGGGGACGATTTTGGACGTGAACGTCGCTGCGGGCGACGAGGTCGCCGCCGGTGACGTGCTCTGCGTGCTCGAAGCGATGAAGATGGAGAACGACGTCGTGGCATCCCATGGCGGCGAGGTCGTCGAGGTCGCCGCGACCGAGGGCGAATCGGTCGATATGGGCGACGTACTGGTCGTTCTCGACTGA
- a CDS encoding COX15/CtaA family protein, giving the protein MVRFRHLAAVTTGMTFALILLGVYTAAAGAGLSCGANWPLCNGGVFGLFPANWPSFIEWFHRLVAMVTGFMILGTTYAAWRGHKSRRTRLASTVALVVLPVQILLGGATVTTYTALVQVTHHAAALVIFAALVATTVWAYESPDEAPTSSDTTAATTAD; this is encoded by the coding sequence ATGGTTCGATTCCGCCACCTCGCTGCCGTCACGACGGGGATGACGTTCGCGCTCATCCTCCTCGGCGTGTACACCGCCGCCGCGGGCGCGGGTCTGTCCTGCGGGGCCAACTGGCCGCTCTGTAACGGCGGCGTCTTCGGGCTGTTCCCGGCGAACTGGCCGAGCTTCATCGAGTGGTTCCACCGACTCGTCGCGATGGTCACCGGCTTCATGATCCTCGGGACGACCTACGCCGCCTGGCGCGGTCACAAGAGCCGCAGAACCCGCCTCGCCAGCACGGTCGCGCTGGTCGTCCTCCCCGTCCAGATCCTGCTCGGCGGGGCGACCGTCACGACCTACACGGCGCTCGTCCAGGTGACCCACCACGCCGCCGCGCTCGTCATCTTCGCCGCGCTCGTGGCGACCACCGTCTGGGCCTACGAATCGCCCGACGAGGCCCCGACGAGCAGCGATACCACCGCCGCGACGACCGCCGACTGA
- a CDS encoding NADP-dependent malic enzyme has translation MGLDEDALDYHREDPPGKIEISTTKPTSTQRDLSLAYSPGVATPCNHIHDDPDDAYTYTAKGNMVGVVSNGSAVLGLGDIGAQASKPVMEGKGVLFKRFADIDVFDIELDEDDPQEIIRTVEAMEPTFGGINLEDIKAPECFEIEESLRESMSIPVFHDDQHGTAIISGAALLNASDIAEKELEDLEIVFSGAGASAIATARFYLSLGAQKENITMCDSSGIITEERASHGDVNEFKTEFARDVPEGSLEDAIEDADVFVGLSVGGIVSQEMVRSMADDPIIFAMANPDPEINYEDAKAARDDTVIMATGRSDYPNMVNNVLGFPFIFRGALDVRASEINEQMKVAAARALAELARKDVPDAVVKAYGDQPLQYGPEYIIPKPVDPRVLFEITPAVAQAAIDSGAARADVDIDDYTEELEARLGKSREMMRVVLNKAKSDPKRLVLAEGDDEKMIRAAHQIDDQGIAHPVLIGDRERIWETMDSLGLDFDPEIVDPDEANLEPYADRIHELRQRKGITRTEAADFAREKNYLGSVMVEMGDADAMLTGLMHDYPSALRPPLQIVGTADDANYAAGVYMLAFKNRVIFCADATVNQDPDTDVLAETAQHTAELARRFNVEPRAALLSYSDFGSVDNEGTRKPREAAQRLRKDPSVEFPVDGEMQADTAVVEEMLEGTYEFSELDEPANVLVFPNLEAGNIGYKLLQRLGGAEAIGPMLVGMDKPVHVLQRGDEVKDIVNLASVAVVDAQENGIEN, from the coding sequence ATGGGACTGGACGAGGACGCACTCGACTACCACCGCGAGGACCCACCCGGCAAGATCGAGATCTCGACGACCAAACCCACGAGCACCCAGCGCGACCTCTCGCTGGCCTACTCGCCTGGCGTCGCCACTCCGTGTAACCACATTCACGACGACCCCGACGATGCCTACACCTACACCGCCAAAGGCAACATGGTCGGCGTCGTCTCCAACGGCTCCGCCGTTCTCGGATTGGGCGACATCGGCGCGCAGGCCTCGAAACCAGTCATGGAGGGGAAGGGCGTCCTGTTCAAACGGTTCGCCGACATCGACGTCTTCGACATCGAACTTGACGAGGACGATCCCCAGGAGATCATCCGGACTGTCGAGGCGATGGAGCCCACCTTCGGCGGCATCAATCTCGAAGATATCAAAGCCCCCGAATGCTTCGAGATCGAAGAAAGCCTCCGCGAGTCGATGTCGATTCCCGTCTTCCACGACGATCAGCACGGGACCGCCATCATCAGCGGTGCTGCCCTGCTCAATGCCAGCGACATCGCTGAGAAAGAGCTTGAAGACCTGGAGATCGTTTTCTCAGGGGCTGGTGCGAGCGCGATCGCCACCGCACGGTTCTATCTCTCGCTCGGCGCACAGAAAGAGAACATCACCATGTGCGACTCCTCGGGCATCATCACCGAGGAACGTGCTTCTCACGGCGACGTCAACGAGTTCAAAACCGAGTTCGCTCGTGACGTCCCTGAGGGGAGTTTGGAGGATGCGATCGAGGACGCCGATGTCTTCGTCGGGCTCTCGGTCGGTGGCATCGTCTCCCAGGAGATGGTCCGCTCGATGGCCGACGACCCGATCATCTTCGCGATGGCTAACCCCGATCCCGAGATCAACTACGAGGACGCCAAGGCCGCTCGCGACGACACCGTGATCATGGCCACCGGGCGCTCCGACTACCCAAACATGGTCAACAACGTTCTCGGATTCCCCTTCATCTTCCGTGGCGCGCTCGACGTCCGCGCCAGCGAGATCAACGAACAGATGAAAGTCGCCGCCGCCCGCGCGCTCGCCGAACTCGCCCGCAAGGATGTTCCCGATGCCGTCGTGAAAGCCTATGGTGACCAACCACTGCAGTACGGTCCCGAATACATCATCCCCAAACCCGTCGACCCCAGGGTGCTCTTCGAGATCACGCCTGCCGTCGCGCAGGCCGCCATCGACAGTGGTGCTGCCCGCGCCGACGTCGATATCGACGACTACACCGAAGAGCTCGAAGCCCGTCTCGGCAAGTCCCGCGAGATGATGCGCGTCGTTCTCAACAAAGCGAAATCCGATCCCAAACGACTCGTCCTCGCCGAGGGTGACGACGAGAAGATGATCCGCGCCGCCCACCAGATCGACGATCAGGGTATCGCTCACCCCGTTCTTATCGGCGATCGCGAACGGATCTGGGAGACGATGGATTCGCTCGGGCTCGATTTCGACCCGGAGATCGTCGATCCTGACGAGGCAAACCTCGAACCCTACGCCGATCGGATCCACGAGCTCCGCCAGCGCAAGGGCATCACCAGAACCGAGGCTGCGGACTTCGCCCGCGAGAAGAACTACCTCGGCAGCGTGATGGTCGAGATGGGCGACGCCGACGCCATGCTCACCGGGCTGATGCACGACTACCCCTCCGCGCTCCGCCCGCCGCTCCAGATCGTCGGTACCGCCGACGACGCGAACTACGCCGCCGGTGTCTACATGCTCGCGTTCAAAAATCGAGTGATCTTCTGCGCCGACGCGACCGTCAACCAGGACCCCGACACCGACGTCCTCGCCGAGACCGCACAACACACCGCGGAGCTGGCCCGGCGGTTCAACGTCGAACCGCGAGCGGCCCTGCTGTCCTATTCGGACTTCGGCAGCGTCGACAACGAGGGCACCCGCAAACCCCGTGAGGCCGCACAGAGGCTCCGTAAGGACCCCAGCGTCGAGTTCCCCGTCGACGGTGAGATGCAGGCCGACACCGCCGTCGTCGAAGAGATGTTGGAGGGGACCTACGAGTTCTCCGAACTCGATGAACCCGCGAACGTCCTCGTCTTCCCGAACTTGGAGGCTGGCAACATCGGCTACAAACTGCTCCAGCGACTGGGTGGTGCCGAGGCCATCGGCCCCATGCTCGTCGGCATGGACAAACCCGTCCACGTTCTCCAGCGCGGTGACGAGGTCAAGGACATCGTCAATCTGGCGAGCGTCGCCGTCGTCGACGCCCAAGAGAACGGCATCGAGAACTGA